The Streptomyces nigra genome includes the window CCGAGCGCGGCGACGGGGTGCCCGGCCCGGCGGTACACGGCGAGGACGTCGCGGCTCTCGGCGCCCCCCTCCTCCACGGTCACGCTGTCGGCACCGGCGGCGTGCCCCGCGAACTGGATGCGGACGCCGTACTGGTCGGACCAGAAGTACGGCGGCCTGGGGGCTCCCGGTTGTGCCGCCCCCTCGGCCGGCAGGGCGGCGACCGCCGTGTCGGCGCGTTCACGCGCGCTCGTCCAGTGCTCGACGCGGCGGTGCCGGCCGGCCCGCGGGTCGTACCAGTCGGCGCAGTCCCCGACCGCGACCACTCCGGGGAGGCTTGTACTCCCGTGCGCCGAGCAGGTGACGCCGTCCCCCAGGGCGATGCCGGAGCCCGTCAGCCAGGCGACGCAGGGGCGGGCGCCGACGCCGGCCACGACCACGTCGGCCGGGACGGTCCGTCCGTCCTCGAGCAGGACGGCGGTCACCCGCCGCTCTCCGCTCAGCCCCTTGACGCCCACTCCGCACAGCAGCCGCACCCCGTGGTCCGTGTGCAGGCCGGACACGACGGCGCCCATGGCCGCGCCGAGCGGTCCGGCGAGGGGTGTGGGGGCCACCTCCACGACGGTCACGTCGAGTCCGAGGCCGTGCGCGGTGGACGCGACCTCGGCGCCGACGAAGCCCGCGCCGATCACCACCAGCCGTACGCCGGGCGTGAGTTGGGCTCGCAGGGCACGGGCGTCGTCCAGGGTGCGCAGGGTGTGCACTCCGGTCAGACCCCGGGTGCCGGGCAGGGTGCGGGCGGCGGCGCCGGTGGCGACGACCACGCCGTCGGCCCGGATCTCCCGGCCGTCGGCGATCCGGACGGCACGGGTGGTGG containing:
- a CDS encoding NAD(P)/FAD-dependent oxidoreductase codes for the protein MRTVAVVGASLAGLSAARSLRRRGYDGRLVLVGDEPHRPYDRPPLSQEFLTGTVDETDLALETDDEDLGAEWLLGTRAVALDPTTRAVRIADGREIRADGVVVATGAAARTLPGTRGLTGVHTLRTLDDARALRAQLTPGVRLVVIGAGFVGAEVASTAHGLGLDVTVVEVAPTPLAGPLGAAMGAVVSGLHTDHGVRLLCGVGVKGLSGERRVTAVLLEDGRTVPADVVVAGVGARPCVAWLTGSGIALGDGVTCSAHGSTSLPGVVAVGDCADWYDPRAGRHRRVEHWTSARERADTAVAALPAEGAAQPGAPRPPYFWSDQYGVRIQFAGHAAGADSVTVEEGGAESRDVLAVYRRAGHPVAALGMNRPRLFTRWRRQLAAAS